The genomic window TGCGCGAAGCCGCGGCAAAATGTGCAAAGCACAATCTGATTCTTGTGCTGGAAAATGAGATGTCCTGCAATACCGCCACTGGAGAAGAGGCAGCAGCTGTCCTTAAGGCCATTCCCGACAGAAATTTCATGTTGAACTGGGATCCAGGCAATGCGGCAACTTTTCCTGACAACACACCCTATCCCAATGGATATGATCGATTGCCCAAAGACCGCATTGGCCATTGCCATTGCAAAGATGTGAAACGCCTGGCCGGTGGGAAATATGAATGGGCCCCGGTCGGAGCCGGTGTTGTGGACTGGGTAGGTCAATTCCGGGCCTTGAAGCGTGATGGCTATCACTACGCAGTGAGTCTGGAAACACACTGGCGTGGTGCAGGAACTCCGGAGGCTTCAACGCGCATCAGCATGAAAGGCCTGAAGGACACATTGCAAAAGGCCGGAATCGAGTGCTGAGGCCGTGTCCTGGAAGCTTACGTTTTTGCTTTCCTTGCTGTGCAGCATAGGCTGCAATGCTTTGGCGCAAAGCAAGCCGCAGCTTTTCACGATTACGCATCCGGCAATGGGTACGGTCTTCACCTTATACATTTATGCAGGCAGCAGGGAAGAGGCTGATGCTAAGGCAAATCCTGTTTTTGATGAGATTGACCGGCTGGATGACCTGCTCAGCAACTATAAGGAAACCAGCGAGCTTTCCCGCATCAACCGTCTGGCAGCCATACAACCGGTCACAACAGATCCAGAAACATTTCAGTTCCTGGCTGAGGCCCTTGACTGGAGTGCGCGAAGTGATGGTGCATTTGATATTACCGTAGGAAAACTGATGAAGGCGTGGGGATTCTTCCGCAAACAAGGGCGCGTTCCCATGCCGGCGGAATTTGCGACACTACGCAAGCAAACCGGATGGCAAAAAGTCAGACTGAATGCCGCCAGGCGTACCATTCGATTTACCTCGCCGGGGATTGAGCTTGATCCAGGAGGTATTGGCAAGGGTTTTGCTGTTGACAAGGCCGTCAGCATACTTCGCTCAGAGCAAGTTGCGGCTGCAATGTTGTCGGCGGGCAGCAGCACAATCTACGCTTTAGGTGCGCCTCCGGGGGAGACCGGGTGGAAGGTGGAGGTCCCGGACCCCCGCAATCCTGCAATTGTGCTTTCGACAGTTACATTAAAGGACATGTCGCTTTCAAGCGCCAATTGCTCTGAGAAGCATTTTGTTCTGAATGGTCATCTCTATTGCCACATTATGGACCCGAAGATGCTGCGGCCTGTAGAAGGGATGTTACAAGTAACGGTAACGGACCCGTCGGCCACGAATAGTGATGCTCTGTCGAATATTTTGTTTGTCAGAAACCCAGAAGACAGCAGAGCGTTGATGCACTCACTGCCTGAAGATTCTGCACTTGTGATTGCCGGAACACAACAGAAATCCGTTTGCTATTTGATGAACTGGAAGGCCCCGGTGGCTCCAGGCCACTGCTGAAGTGAGGGACAAGAAACATGAACCGCAGAGAATTTGTGCAAGGTATTTCCAGCGCCGCTGTTACGGGCGCGGTACTTCGTACTTCCGGGGCGAAGGCGCTTTCCGCCAATGACCGCGTACGCGTGGGAGTCATCGGCCCGGGTAGCCGCGGGCAGGAGCTGATCCGCCAGCTTCTGCATCTTCCTGGTGTTGAAATTGCAGCGGTGTGTGATGTCTATGATCCTCGTTTTGCTCAGGTGAACCATCTGGTAGGCAGACAGGTGCCTGGATATCAAGACTACCGACAGCTGCTTGCGCGCAAGGACCTGGATGCAGTTGTGGTATCTACTCCGGTTTCGCTCCATGCAGAGCATGTCATTGCCGCCGTTCGTAGTGGGCGGCCGGTGTATGGAGAAAAAGCGCTCGGATTCACCCCGGAGGATTGCAGAAAGATTGTGACCGAGGTAGAGAAAAGCGGGCAGGTCTTTCAGATTGGTCACGAATATCGCTATGCAGCCTGGGTACAGGAGAGCATCAAGCGCGTTCATGAAGGCCGCATCGGAGAGCCCACACATATCTATGCTTATTGGCATCGTAATAACAATTGGCGCAGACCAGTTCCGCAGCCTGATCCGGAAGGCAAGTTGGAACATCTGATTAACTGGCGGCTCTACCGCGAGACATCGGGCGGTCTATTGACCGAGCTTGGCTCACATCACATTGATCTTGCTAACTGGGTCTTTGGCGAGCAACCATCCAGTGTGCTGGGAACCACCAGTATTGTGAAGTATCACGATGGCCGAACGGTGGGCGACAATGTGCAGGCGGTCTTCAAATATTCCAAAGGCAGACGGCTCTTCTTCAGTTCGCTGACAGACAACGCTTCCTTAGGGAACCAGCTCTGGATCTACGGTACCGAAGGGAGTGTACAACTGACGATTGAAGATGCAACCTTCTATTACGAACCCAAAACGCACCACGCAACGCTTGCACAGGAGACTGTAATCCAGCGAGGAATTACTACTGGTGCCTCTTATCAAACCAAAAATGAGATGCCCTATCGCGGCCCCGGGGAAAAAGTGAATACCCCAGACGCCGAAGACCCGACTTTGGCCTCGTTGCGGTCGTTTATCGAGTGTGTTCGGACCAGGCAGAGGCCCTTTGCCGATGTCTATGTCGGTTATGCCTCTGCAATTGCGACTTCGATTGGAAACCAGGCCTTGGTAGAAGACAATGTTCTTGCAATTCCGAAAGCCGACCAGCCAGCCCGATAAGGGCCACTCGGTATTCTGGTAGGCGAGGCAGGGATCGAACCTGCAACCTACGGCTTAGAAGGCCGTTGCTCTATCCAATTGAGCTACTCGCCCGTGGAAGGTGCTGTCTCTATTGTAACGGTGATTGCGTGATTCAGCGCAGTGGCAAAGACGGACTGCGCGGCGCTCAGGCTGTTGGAACACGCTGTGACGTAAAGTGTTATGCCGTAGCCCTCATGATGATTCACGACAGCCGGACGAAGGACCCAATCGGCGCGGCATAATGGTTGTTTCACCCGCCGAAGAGAGAGCGCTGCAGTGCGGACCCAGGCTTCATGAAGATCGAACGCGGCAAAGAGTTTCGGGTCCCGCAGTAGGATGTCGATGTAGCAGGCAATTCCGGTATGGGCAGATTCTTGTCCGGCATCCAACTCGTAAGGATCCAGATCGGCGGCGCCCAGAGGCCAGAGATCACATTTGGAGGTAAACACCGGCGAGCCTGGTAAATGGAGAGTGTGCAGTGCATCAGCCAAAGCTGGATTGCCTGCCGCCTCGGATATTTTGCGCAGATCCAGGACCTCCTTCCGCAGATCTACAAATCCATGCCAGGGAACAACAATCACTGGCAAATCGGGGCCGATTTCGGCAGACCAGTCAGCTTCCATTGGTTACGATTCCGGTTGTAGCAAGAAGGAACCCGAAGAGGGTCTTCTCGGCCCAATATCCGTCATCACCCAGGCCTGGTGCAAGAAAAGCACAATGGCCGCCATGCCCGGTTTCGATGAAGCTTACATGCGGATTGTTGAGGAGAGCCTGACGGGTTTCCGGGCGCATGCGGATGAAAGGGTCATCGAGGGAGTGAACAATCAGCACGGGCAGTCCCAACTGTGCCGCTACGTGGGAGCTGGCCACGGCATCGTAGTAATCATCGGCACTGGCGAAGCCTCCGAACGGTGCGACCACGTATTCGTCGAAGTCCCTCATGCTGTGGATTTTCTGAAGAATGCGGTTGGTACAAAGCGACAGATATAGGCGAGGGAACAGATCTGCTTTCCGCCGGATGCGTGCCAGCATCGAGCGTAAAAAGTATTGCTCGTACACCCGGTTTTGCGGCTCATGCAGCGCGGAAGAAGACACGGCCAGGTCCATCAGGGGAGAAATTCCGATTGCGGTCTTTAGGTAAGGCGGAACATGATTGCCGAACTGACCGGCATAGTTGAGCACCAGATTTCCACCCATGGAATAGCCGATGAGGGCGACGGCATGCAAGTGGTGCTGTTGTACGATGTGCTCCACCACCCGCGCCACATCCTGCCAGCAGCCGGAGTGATAGATGGCTGGAGAAAGTCTGTCGGTTGCGCCGCAACTCCGCATATTCATGCGGACCACGTTGCAGCCGGCCTTCCAGGCGCGGAGTGCGTTTCCGAGCATGTACTGCGAGGCAGAGGAGCCTTCCAGCCCATGAACCAGAAGAACGGTCAGCCGTTGCGAGCGGACCTGTTCGGGCTGCCAGTTGACATGACACAGGACGCTGGAAGGCCCGTATTCCTCATACCCGGGAATAGGGTCCTGCACTTTGACCAGAATTGCTTCCGGTTCAGGGAGAGGGCCGTGAGGACGTGGCAGGAAGTTGCCGGCCAGGGTCATCAGATGGCCATTGCGCAGAAGGCGGCGTGGGGTGAAATCGGTACACCATCCGTTTGCGGAAGCGTTCTCTGCCAGCTTGATGAATGTGTTTGTGCCGCTCATGCAGGCCGCAGCTCCTGGAGCAGGGTGGCCGCGTGGAGAACGCCCTCCGGTGTTTCTTCGTGCTTGAAATAGGCGAAAAGGTCGCCTTCTGCGACACGCATTTTGATCAGATTGCGTATCCGCGCCAGTTCCTGAGCAGGATAGCTGCTTTTGCGAAAGCGATAACAGGAGAAGGGTGCGGTTTTTTCATCTGGTGTGCTCAAATCATCGCTTTCTGCCACGCAAAGGGCCGTCTGATGTTTGCCGAGGATGGCGTAGACCTCTTCTGT from Pseudacidobacterium ailaaui includes these protein-coding regions:
- a CDS encoding FAD:protein FMN transferase, with the translated sequence MAQSKPQLFTITHPAMGTVFTLYIYAGSREEADAKANPVFDEIDRLDDLLSNYKETSELSRINRLAAIQPVTTDPETFQFLAEALDWSARSDGAFDITVGKLMKAWGFFRKQGRVPMPAEFATLRKQTGWQKVRLNAARRTIRFTSPGIELDPGGIGKGFAVDKAVSILRSEQVAAAMLSAGSSTIYALGAPPGETGWKVEVPDPRNPAIVLSTVTLKDMSLSSANCSEKHFVLNGHLYCHIMDPKMLRPVEGMLQVTVTDPSATNSDALSNILFVRNPEDSRALMHSLPEDSALVIAGTQQKSVCYLMNWKAPVAPGHC
- a CDS encoding Gfo/Idh/MocA family protein; translation: MNRREFVQGISSAAVTGAVLRTSGAKALSANDRVRVGVIGPGSRGQELIRQLLHLPGVEIAAVCDVYDPRFAQVNHLVGRQVPGYQDYRQLLARKDLDAVVVSTPVSLHAEHVIAAVRSGRPVYGEKALGFTPEDCRKIVTEVEKSGQVFQIGHEYRYAAWVQESIKRVHEGRIGEPTHIYAYWHRNNNWRRPVPQPDPEGKLEHLINWRLYRETSGGLLTELGSHHIDLANWVFGEQPSSVLGTTSIVKYHDGRTVGDNVQAVFKYSKGRRLFFSSLTDNASLGNQLWIYGTEGSVQLTIEDATFYYEPKTHHATLAQETVIQRGITTGASYQTKNEMPYRGPGEKVNTPDAEDPTLASLRSFIECVRTRQRPFADVYVGYASAIATSIGNQALVEDNVLAIPKADQPAR
- a CDS encoding YheT family hydrolase; this translates as MSGTNTFIKLAENASANGWCTDFTPRRLLRNGHLMTLAGNFLPRPHGPLPEPEAILVKVQDPIPGYEEYGPSSVLCHVNWQPEQVRSQRLTVLLVHGLEGSSASQYMLGNALRAWKAGCNVVRMNMRSCGATDRLSPAIYHSGCWQDVARVVEHIVQQHHLHAVALIGYSMGGNLVLNYAGQFGNHVPPYLKTAIGISPLMDLAVSSSALHEPQNRVYEQYFLRSMLARIRRKADLFPRLYLSLCTNRILQKIHSMRDFDEYVVAPFGGFASADDYYDAVASSHVAAQLGLPVLIVHSLDDPFIRMRPETRQALLNNPHVSFIETGHGGHCAFLAPGLGDDGYWAEKTLFGFLLATTGIVTNGS